From the genome of Aspergillus fumigatus Af293 chromosome 1, whole genome shotgun sequence, one region includes:
- a CDS encoding NAD(P)H-quinone oxidoreductase, with amino-acid sequence MRAMAGTRTMKAVAVKGGTGPADALYIDDIPVPPISGNQALVKIKAFGLNRMDLLQREGQYPLPPQAPETMGVEFSGTIENLGPDANRDFKVGDEVFGLAYGGAYAQYIAVSTNMLIHKPAELSWEEAAGIPETWITATQALYLVGEYKPGQSVLWHAGASSVSIAGIQLAKADGAKAIYVTAGSDEKIDFCVKKLGATAGFNYHTQDWSAEIQKATNGEGVNIIVDFIGATYFQGNLDAAAKDGRIVNLAVMGGVKLPEGVNIAPFLRKRLRFEGSTLRSRDEQYQKKLRNTLVEHALPKFKDGSFKVFVEKVFPMEQIIDAHKLMESNQTKGKIICTVS; translated from the exons ATGCGAGCAATGGCGGGAACAAGGACAATGAAAGCAGTCG CTGTGAAAGGCGGCACAGGTCCTGCTGATGCCCTCTATATTGATGACATCCCGGTTCCGCCTATTAGTGGCAATCAGGCGCTGGTGAAGATCAAAGCATTCGGATTGAACCGGatggatcttcttcagcgtgAGGGCCAATATCCGCTTCCGCCTCAGGCGCCGGAAACCATGGGAGTGGAATTCTCAGGGACTATCGAGAACCTGGGACCAGACGCCAACAGGGACTTCAAAGTTGGAGATGAGGTCTTCGGCCTGGCTTATGGAG GGGCTTATGCTCAATACATTGCAGTATCTACTAACATGCTCATTCACAAGCCTGCGGAATTATCTTGGGAGGAAGCTGCGGGGATTCCAGAG ACTTGGATCACAGCGACTCAGGCACTCTATCTTGTTGGTGAGTACAAGCCGGGCCAGTCTGTCCTGTGGCATGCAGGCGCATCGTCAGTCTCTATCGCTGGTATCCAGCTTGCAAAGGCAGACGGAGCCAAGGCAATCTATGTAACCGCTGGCTCCGATGAAAAGATAGACTTCTGCGTCAAGAAGCTCGGTGCGACTGCTGGATTCAATTATCATACCCAGGACTGGTCCGCTGAAATCCAGAAAGCCACTAACGGAGAGGGCGTAAACATCATTGTCGATTTCATTGGCGCCACTTACTTCCAAGGAAATCTGGATGCTGCTGCGAAAGACGGTCGCATTGTCAATCTTGCTGTTATGGGCGGTGTGAAGCTACCTGAAGGTGTAAACATTGCCCCATTTCTTCGCAAGAGGCTCCGATTTGAGGGCAGCACTCTGAGGAGCAGAGACGAACAATACCAAAAGAAGCTACGCAATACCCTTGTAGAGCATGCTTTACCCAAGTTCAAGGATGGAAGTTTCAAGGTGTTTGTGGAGAAGGTCTTTCCGATGGAGCAAATTATCGATGCGCATAAGTTGATGGAAAGCAATCAGACCAAGGGAAAGATTATATGTACTGTGTCATAG
- a CDS encoding 3-deoxy-7-phosphoheptulonate synthase gives MSFFIENPNVGNSDHLEDSRIRGYNPLTPPNLLQHEIAMTEKSRQTVLEARREAVAIVHGTDTDKQRLLVVIGPCSIHDPDMALEYCDWLLKMKEKYNDELLIVMRAYLEKPRTTVGWKGLINDPDIDNSFKINKGLRTSRQLFVDLTNKGMPIASEMLDTISPQFLADCLSVGAVGARTTESQVHRELASGLSFPVGFKNGTDGSLDVAVDAIGSVKHPHHFLSVTKPGVVSIVGTVGNPDCFVILRGGKKGPNYDAQSIAEAKAKLTSKGLPPRLMVDCSHGNSQKNHKNQPKVAAVLAEQIAAGETAIMGVMIESNINEGNQKVPPEGKAGLKYGVSITDACINWEDSEIVLETLAQAVRSRREKLAVNGASQ, from the exons ATGTCT TTCTTCATCGAAAACCCTAATGTAGGGAACAGTGACCACCTCGAAGATTCGCGGA TTCGAGGATATAACCCCCTCACACCTCCTAACCTCCTCCAACATGAAATCGCCATGACAGAGAAGTCCAGGCAAACGGTACTGGAAGCTCGTCGAGAGGCTGTTGCGATTGTCCATGGCACAGATACCGACAAGCAGCGTTTGCTGGTTGTTATCGGGCCATGCTCGATTCACGACCCCGACATGGCGCTCGAATACTGCGATTGGCTTCTGAAAATGAAGGAGAAATACAATGACGAATTGCTGATTGTGATGCGCGCCTATCTCGAGAAGCCCCGCACAACAGTTGGATGGAAGGGTCTCATCAACGATCCCGATATCGACAACAGCTTCAAGATCAACAAGGGTTTGCGCACCTCGCGTCAGCTTTTTGTCGATTTGACCAACAAGGGCATGCCTATCGCCAGTGAGATGCTGGATACAATTTCTCCTCAGTTCCTTGCCGATTGTCTCTCTGTCGGTGCGGTTGGGGCGCGGACAACCGAGTCGCAGGTCCACCGTGAATTGGCCTCCGGTCTTTCTTTTCCCGTCGGTTTCAAGAATGGTACGGATGGCTCGTTAGACGTTGCCGTGGACGCCATTGGATCCGTCAAGCACCCTCATCACTTCCTTTCCGTTACAAAGCCTGGTGTGGTCTCCATTGTTGGCACCGTGGGCAATCCCGACTGTTTCGTCATCCTTCGCGGTGGAAAGAAGGGCCCCAACTACGACGCTCAGAGCATCGCCGAAGCCAAGGCTAAGTTGACCTCTAAAGGTCTGCCTCCTCGTCTCATGGTCGACTGCAGCCATGGAAACTCGCAGAAGAACCACAAAAATCAACCCAAGGTTGCTGCCGTTTTGGCCGAGCAGATTGCCGCGGGAGAGACCGCTATCATGGGTGTCATGATCGAAAGCAATATTAATGAGG GTAACCAAAAGGTTCCTCCTGAGGGCAAGGCGGGTCTCAAGTACGGTGTCAGTATCACAGACGCTTGCATCAATTGGGAGGACTCGGAAATTGTCCTCGAAACCCTCGCACAGGCCGTCCGTTCCCGGAGAGAAAAGCTTGCTGTCAACGGAGCTTCTCAATAA
- a CDS encoding F-box protein has product MMSTMLSRPAANITPPEVLLQIFYLLNPRDFDNARRTCSQWMRASLDKNLLESMLKRAGWWDAWKQDCHNYRVDPSASEQSLVWRMSRRFATECTLSGSKSNVERAGFLTTGVVDFSRLSQGQSLAKHGASAPHSVAGSVMNPDSRPLATSRFHVSKCANYLLVTSGRMIYVYHLLYRKSGSDVFTTMDALTDLDIAPVTSIICPVEVISASIDTSTPRIVIAALLRDRLGFVCDLNASSERSSAQSEVMQLLDPSFIHYFRDICSPEDPPRSVSICPGRRCVAFGSGTSIELHWVDEKTRENRRKRFPMSQPSEILHFLPNRPETPMEMRLISSLAGPGMPGCECHKVSYGEMRAPCQLHLLTDVQSLTRWTPSNNDSLSIVRATHCHHYRAIPINDGLHILFIEPRTGLLCIGSDAPIGGPTSLTQALVCVPPFGKDCLNVSKDDLAPTVFASGWNLDWGLRVVAAYGDRIVLYSVPVDVYNVIRKERERQGDGVMGDSDLARDFFLDNSRSAKRRDSLVQDQSGDWEFLLSVSWRPTVMMWPFKIYGKEIARMENVAELALQSAFGGARVWAFGANGETNIIDIDTFSSSNQQSFSIPCKSVTIAADGNIASAQWVDRSDSWLLSSESSSKRKLSDSREDFGGQQSAICPLPRFLHEGYVPTNTILPPALPGAAARRPSFAACIVDFKIPELGQRECTWVDGACA; this is encoded by the coding sequence ATGATGTCAACAATGCTCTCCCGACCTGCAGCAAACATTACGCCGCCAGAGGTTCTGCTGCAAATATTTTACTTACTTAATCCGCGAGATTTTGACAATGCTCGGCGAACATGTTCTCAATGGATGCGTGCCAGTCTCGATAAGAACTTGCTGGAGAGCATGCTGAAGCGGGCAGGGTGGTGGGACGCCTGGAAACAGGACTGCCACAATTACCGAGTTGATCCTTCTGCAAGCGAGCAGAGTCTGGTGTGGAGAATGAGCAGGAGATTTGCGACTGAATGTACCTTGTCTGGTAGCAAGTCTAATGTGGAAAGAGCTGGCTTTTTGACAACGGGGGTCGTTGATTTCTCTCGACTTTCTCAGGGGCAGTCTCTCGCGAAGCACGGGGCTTCTGCGCCCCATTCAGTTGCTGGCAGTGTCATGAACCCTGATTCGAGACCTCTGGCCACATCGAGGTTCCATGTTAGCAAGTGTGCCAACTATCTTCTCGTTACCTCCGGCCGCATGATATACGTGTACCACCTACTCTACCGGAAATCTGGAAGCGATGTTTTTACAACAATGGACGCTTTAACAGATTTGGATATTGCTCCTGTTACCAGCATCATTTGTCCTGTCGAGGTAATATCAGCTAGCATCGACACCAGCACTCCGAGGATTGTGATTGCGGCATTGCTGCGTGACCGTTTGGGATTTGTTTGTGACTTGAATGCATCAAGTGAACGTTCCTCTGCGCAATCAGAAGTCATGCAACTCTTGGATCCCTCATTTATCCACTATTTTCGCGATATATGCTCCCCAGAAGATCCTCCCCGGAGCGTGTCGATCTGTCCAGGCCGTCGATGCGTTGCTTTTGGCTCCGGTACTAGCATCGAGCTGCATTGGGTTGACGAAAAGACAAGAGAGAATCGGAGAAAGCGGTTTCCCATGTCGCAACCATCGGAAATACTACACTTCCTTCCCAATCGCCCGGAAACACCCATGGAAATGAGGCTCATCTCATCACTGGCTGGACCTGGGATGCCGGGCTGCGAGTGCCACAAAGTGTCGTACGGGGAAATGCGTGCCCCTTGTCAGCTTCACCTTCTGACTGACGTACAATCCCTTACTCGATGGACTCCATCAAACAACGACAGTCTGAGTATTGTTAGGGCAACCCATTGTCACCATTATCGAGCTATCCCAATCAACGATGGATTGCATATCCTGTTCATTGAGCCCCGCACAGGTCTACTCTGTATCGGCTCTGACGCGCCTATCGGTGGACCGACCAGCTTAACACAGGCACTTGTCTGTGTGCCACCGTTTGGGAAGGATTGCTTAAATGTTTCTAAGGATGATCTGGCCCCTACAGTCTTTGCTTCAGGATGGAACCTGGACTGGGGATTGCGCGTGGTCGCTGCGTATGGCGACCGGATTGTACTATACTCAGTACCTGTGGATGTGTACAACGTCATCCGAAAAGAGCGTGAGAGACAAGGAGACGGTGTCATGGGAGATAGTGATCTAGCAAGGGACTTTTTCCTCGACAATTCGCGGTCAGCAAAGCGACGGGACAGTCTCGTGCAAGACCAGAGCGGCGACTGGGAGTTCCTTCTCAGTGTCAGCTGGCGACCAACAGTGATGATGTGGCCGTTCAAGATCTATGGCAAGGAGATTGCTCGCATGGAAAACGTGGCCGAACTGGCTCTTCAGTCTGCTTTTGGAGGTGCGCGAGTCTGGGCCTTTGGTGCTAACGGTGAAACAAACATCATTGATATCGACACATTCAGCTCAAGCAATCAGCAGAGTTTCAGCATCCCTTGCAAGTCAGTAAccattgctgcagatggcaATATCGCCTCGGCTCAATGGGTGGACAGATCCGACTCCTGGTTGTTATCTTCAGAATCCTCGAGCAAGCGCAAATTATCTGATTCTCGGGAGGACTTTGGTGGTCAGCAGTCTGCCATTTGTCCATTACCGCGGTTCTTACATGAGGGATACGTGCCTACGAACACTATACTACCCCCAGCGCTTCCCGGCGCTGCTGCACGCCGCCCATCCTTCGCTGCGTGCATCGTGGATTTCAAGATCCCCGAGCTGGGCCAGCGCGAATGTACCTGGGTAGATGGTGCTTGTGCTTGA
- a CDS encoding putative DUF221 domain protein has translation MSLTESAVTALGTVAAATAVETGDHGRRWTDQTKNQRDTYTQLVISLVLGLSAFMSFCILRPKWRELYAARRRQRCAAFHLPELPDTFFGWMPVLFRITDEQVLNSAGLDAFVFLSFFKFAIRFLSIVFVFAVIIIGPVHFKYTGKYGMPDWDHDDGDDGKDGKKKLISDPNYLWMYVVFTYIFSGLAIYMLLQETNKIISIRQYYLGSQTSTTDRTIRLSGIPKELASEEKIKEFMEGLRVGNVESVTLCRDWRELDHLIDERLKILRKLEWAWTKHLGYKRPKHSENSISLTRQQPRGSSLLSDGDSEHTQLLSESGRAHISEHVQRRPTIRLWYGPLKLRYRNVDAIDYYEEKLRRIDEKIQAAREKEYPPTEMAFVTMESIASSQMVVQAILDPHPMQLFARLAPAPADVVWKNTYVSRPRRMMQSWFITGVISFLTVFWSVLLIPVAYLLELETLHKVFPQLAEALARNPILSSLVQTGLPTLVLSLLTVAVPYLYNWLSNQQGMVSRGDIELSVISKNFFFSFFNLFLIFTVFGTATTFYQFWETLRDAFKDATAIAFALAKSLESFAPFYINLIILQGLGLFPFRLLEFGSVALYPFLFLSAKTPRDYAELQTPPTFSYGYSIPQTILILIICVVYSVFPSSWLICLFGLVYFTIGKFIYKYQLLYAMDHQQHSTGRAWPMICSRVFLGLIVFQLAVIGVLALRRAITRSLLLVPLLGATLWFSYFFAQHYEPLMKFIALKSIDRNRPGGGDISPSPSSTFSPPSGLERDALPIQIGGQQLGLRLKKYVNPSLILPLDDAWLPGHSATREYQGAFDAHETRNGNGSAV, from the exons ATGTCTCTCACAGAGTCCGCCGTGACGGCTCTGGGAACGGTCGCGGCAGCAACAGCTGTTGAGACCGGGGACCATGGGCGGAGATGGACAGATCAGACGAAGAACCAGCGGGATACATACACGCAGCTTGTGATAAGTCTGGTGCTAGGGCTCAGCGCGTTCATGTCATTCTGT ATCTTACGACCGAAGTGGAGGGAGCTGTATGCTGCGCGGAGGCGACAGCGCTGCGCTGCTTTTCACTTGCCCGAACTCCCTGACACCTTCTTTGGCTGGATGCCTGTTCTGTTTCGGATAACGGACGAACAAGTACTCAATTCTGCGGGGCTGGATGCGTTCGTC TTCCTCTCGTTCTTCAAATTCGCAATCCGGTTTCTTAGTATTGTCTTCGTGTTCGCCGTCATTATTATTGGCCCAGTTCATTTCAAGTATACCGGCAAATATGGGATGCCGGATTGGGATcatgacgatggcgatgacggGAAGGACGGAAAAAAGAAGTTGATCTCGGACCCGAACTATTTATGGATGTATGTGGTCTTCACGTATATCTTCAGCGGTCTGGCGATATAcatgcttcttcaggagacGAACAAGATCATCAGCATCCGACAATACTATCTTGGCAGTCAGACCAGTACAACGGATCGCACTATCCGTCTTTCAGGCATACCCAAGGAATTGGCATctgaagagaagatcaaggaatTCATGGAAGGGTTGCGTGTTGGAAACGTGGAGAGTGTCACTTTGTGCCGCGACTGGCGCGAGCTTGATCATCTGATCGATGAACGCTTAAAGATCTTGCGAAAGTTAGAATGGGCCTGGACCAAACATTTGGGGTACAAACGACCAAAACACTCCGAAAACTCGATTTCTTTGACGCGCCAGCAACCTCGAGGTTCCAGTCTGTTGTCGGATGGGGATAGCGAGCACACACAGCTTCTTTCTGAAAGTGGGAGGGCACATATTTCTGAACATGTCCAGAGGCGACCAACCATCCGACTTTGGTACGGGCCGCTGAAGTTGAGATACAGGAACGTCGACGCGATTGATTACTACGAGGAGAAACTTCGAAGGATAGACGAGAAGATCCAGGCTGCTCGTGAAAAGGAATATCCACCCACGGAAATGGCGTTCGTGACAATGGAATCTATCGCTTCATCTCAGATGGTCGTTCAAGCGATTCTTGATCCGCATCCCATGCAATTGTTCGCAAGGCTGGCACCAGCCCCAGCGGACGTTGTTTGGAAGAACACCTATGTTTCTCGCCCCAGACGGATGATGCAGTCATGGTTCATTACAGGGGTTATTAGTTTCCTGACTGTTTTCTGGTCGGTGCTTTTGATTCCCGTCGCTTATTTGCTGGAACTCGAGACTTTGCATAAGGTGTTTCCTCAGCTTGCTGAGGCCCTGGCTCGAAACCCTATTTTAAGTTCGCTGGTGCAGACAGGTCTTCCAACCTTGGTCCTCTCGCTATTGACGGTTGCTGTCCCTTACCTATACAATT GGCTCTCGAACCAGCAGGGTATGGTGTCGCGGGGCGATATCGAACTCTCTGTGATATCGAagaatttcttcttctcattcttcaaCCTCTTCCTAATCTTCACTGTTTTCGGTACAGCGACAACATTCTACCAGTTTTGGGAAACGCTTCGAGACGCTTTCAAGGATGCAACCGCCATCGCATTTGCTTTGGCCAAGTCGCTCGAGTCTTTCGCTCCTTTCTACATCAACTTAATCATTCTACAGGGTCTGGGACTATTTCCCTTCCGACTTCTGGAGTTCGGAAGCGTTGCATTATATCCCTTCTTATTCCTCAGTGCCAAAACACCGCGCGATTATGCTGAGCTGCAAACCCCCCCAACGTTCAGCTATGGATATTCCATTCCGCAGACAATCCTTATTTTGATTATTTGCGTGGTATATAGTGTTTTCCCAAGCTCCTGGCTGATCTGTCTTTTCGGGCTGGTCTACTTTACTATCGGCAAATTCATTTATAAATACCAGCTACTGTACGCTATGGATCACCAGCAACACTCTACCGGACGAGCTTGGCCGATGATCTGCAGTCGAGTGTTTTTGGGCTTGATTGTCTTCCAGCTAGCCGTTATCGGCGTACTCGCTCTGCGCAGAGCGATAACTCGGTCGTTGCTGCTTGTACCCCTTCTTGGGGCGACTCTCTGGTTCAGCTATTTTTTTGCGCAGCACTACGAACCCCTAATGAAGTTCATTGCATTGAAGAGCATCGACCGTAATCGTCCTGGTGGCGGAGATATCTCGCCTTCCCCATCGTCGACCTTCTCGCCTCCTTCTGGACTTGAGCGTGACGCTCTTCCCATACAGATCGGCGGACAACAACTTGGCCTGAGATTGAAGAAGTATGTCAATCCGAGTCTCATTTTACCTCTGGATGATGCGTGGCTTCCAGGACATTCTGCTACTCGTGAATATCAGGGGGCTTTTGACGCGCATGAGACACGTAACGGCAATGGTTCCGCAGTCTAA